The following are encoded together in the Humulus lupulus chromosome 5, drHumLupu1.1, whole genome shotgun sequence genome:
- the LOC133834153 gene encoding cytochrome P450 89A2-like — protein sequence MEVSGGGWWWLSLIIIPLFLLKFISRRSPTLPPGPFILPIIGTILSLRTSISDLEIILRNLHAKYGPIVSLRIGSRPAVFIADHHLAHQALIHNGAIFADRPSALPTTKIFNSNQLNISSARYGPTWRLFRRNITSEILHPSRVKSYSRARKWVLDILLKRLESDAQSAADGVRVMDHFQYAVFCLLVLMCFGDKLEESKIKEIETVQRRMLLSFSRFNIFNFWPCLTKIVFRKRWREFLQLRHDQREVMVPLINSRKKVEEAKVAINDDDDFVLCYVDTLLGLELPEEKRKLEIGDMVSLSSEFLNAGTDTTSTALQWIMANIVKHPQIRGKLYEEIKGVVGNDDGRRVEIEEQDLQKMPYLKALILEGLRRHPPSHFVVPDAVSEDVVVGGHVVPKKGSVNFMVAEMGWDPKVWEDPMAFKPERFLVGDDSKVEFDITGNREIKMMPFGAGRRICPGSGLALLHLEYFVANLVWKFEWNKVDEVDLSEAQEFTVVMKHPLHARLTPRH from the coding sequence ATGGAAGTCAGTGGCGGTGGTTGGTGGTGGCTCAGCCTCATCATTATCCCTCTCTTCCTTCTCAAATTCATTTCCAGAAGAAGCCCAACCCTCCCTCCGGGACCCTTCATCCTTCCCATAATCGGCACCATCTTATCCCTCCGCACATCCATCTCCGACCTCGAGATCATCCTCCGCAACCTTCACGCCAAGTACGGCCCCATTGTCTCTCTCCGCATCGGCTCCCGCCCCGCCGTCTTCATCGCCGACCATCACCTTGCTCACCAAGCCCTCATCCACAACGGCGCCATATTCGCTGACCGCCCTTCCGCTCTCCCCACCACTAAAATCTTCAACAGCAACCAGCTTAACATCAGCTCCGCCAGGTACGGCCCAACCTGGCGCCTCTTCCGCCGCAACATCACTTCCGAGATCCTCCACCCTTCGCGGGTCAAGTCCTATTCCCGCGCTCGCAAATGGGTTCTCGATATTCTCCTCAAACGCCTGGAATCCGATGCTCAAAGCGCCGCCGATGGTGTCCGCGTAATGGATCACTTCCAGTACGCCGTGTTTTGCCTCTTGGTCTTGATGTGCTTCGGCGACAAGCTTGAGGAGTCGAAGATCAAAGAAATCGAGACCGTCCAACGTCGAATGCTGCTGTCCTTCTCACGCTTCAACATATTCAATTTCTGGCCCTGTCTGACCAAAATTGTTTTCAGAAAGCGGTGGCGGGAGTTCTTGCAACTCCGCCATGACCAACGCGAGGTTATGGTGCCCCTCATCAATTCCCGGAAGAAGGTTGAGGAAGCCAAGGTTGCTATCAATGATGACGACGATTTCGTGCTTTGCTATGTGGATACTTTACTGGGTCTGGAGCTACCAGAGGAGAAGAGGAAGCTTGAAATCGGGGATATGGTGAGCTTGAGCTCCGAGTTTCTGAACGCTGGCACTGATACCACCTCCACGGCACTGCAGTGGATCATGGCCAATATAGTGAAACATCCCCAGATTCGGGGGAAGCTGTATGAGGAGATAAAAGGGGTAGTAGGAAATGATGATGGAAGAAGAGTGGAGATTGAAGAACAGGATTTGCAGAAGATGCCGTATTTGAAAGCTTTGATTTTAGAAGGGCTGAGGCGCCACCCGCCGTCGCACTTTGTGGTGCCGGACGCAGTGAGTGAGGATGTTGTGGTGGGCGGACACGTGGTGCCGAAGAAGGGAAGCGTTAACTTCATGGTGGCGGAGATGGGATGGGACCCCAAGGTGTGGGAGGATCCCATGGCGTTCAAGCCGGAGAGGTTTCTGGTTGGTGATGATAGTAAGGTTGAGTTTGATATAACTGGGAATAGGGAGATAAAGATGATGCCTTTTGGTGCTGGGAGGAGGATATGCCCTGGTTCTGGTCTGGCCTTGCTTCATTTGGAGTATTTTGTGGCCAATTTGGTTTGGAAGTTTGAGTGGAATAAGGTTGATGAAGTTGATTTGTCCGAGGCACAGGAGTTCACCGTCGTCATGAAACATCCTTTGCATGCTCGCTTGACTCCGAGACACTAG
- the LOC133834154 gene encoding uncharacterized protein LOC133834154, giving the protein MEEAKALAQQHQQQQHQQQQHQQQQNQHQHQHQQQQHQQLLYQQQQQQLQQQQFMLLQQQLHKQQAAAAISRFPSNIDAHLRPHRPINLPPNHTPNPNPNPNPNPNPSPAPNPNANANPNSNPNPNPNPNSSPTPTPTPAPNPNSNPNQQSQQKTIRPGNHAELQMAYQDAWRVCHPDFKRPFSSLEDACERLLPYHVVADYEAEEDDRILDSDTTGQMPSRSQQWDHNISAKVAEFTATFEKQALAFNIISRKRAVGEFRSEERMMIEQALCQEEKRAYLELKTELESREKAGREAHEAKMRMAAFVQAEHARAESQAHAEMMSRAPIRSSSQGNEISTGHNMGEQEHGVNTDEMINGWGNNAQRDEKEPSEDFLNDEETENGETVTQDGWREVGEFDLNSR; this is encoded by the exons atggaAGAAGCAAAAGCTTTAGCCCAACAACACCAGCAACAGCAGCATCAGCAACAACAGCATCAACAGCAACAGAATCAGCATCAGCATCAGCATCAGCAACAGCAGCATCAACAACTTCTAtatcagcagcagcagcagcaattaCAGCAACAACAGTTCATGTTACTCCAGCAGCAACTCCACAAACAACAGGCCGCCGCCGCCATTTCTCGTTTCCCCTCCAACATCGATGCCCACTTGCGCCCTCACCGCCCCATCAATCTCCCCCCTAATCATACTcctaaccctaaccctaaccctaatcccaatcccaatccctCTCCCGCTCCCAATCCTAATGCCAATGCTAATCCCAATTCTAAccctaaccctaaccctaaccCCAATTCAAGCCCCACTCCTACCCCCACCCCTGCTCCCAATCCTAATTCCAATCCCAATCAGCAGTCGCAGCAGAAAACCATCCGACCCGGCAACCACGCCGAGCTCCAGATGGCCTACCAGGATGCCTGGCGTGTCTGCCACCCCGACTTCAAGCGCCCATTTTCCTCCCTCGAAGACGCCTGTGAGAG GTTATTGCCTTATCATGTGGTAGCTGATTACGAGGCAGAGGAAGATGATAGGATCCTCGACTCTGATACCACCGGCCAAATGCCATCTCGCTCTCAGCAGTGGGATCATAATATATCTGCCAAAGTTGCAGAGTTTACAGCAACGTTTGAGAAGCAAGCTCTGGCCTTCAACATCATCTCCCGCAAACGGGCTGTTGGGGAGTTTAGGTCTGAGGAGAGAATGATGATAGAGCAAGCTTTGTGCCAAGAGGAAAAAAGGGCGTATCTGGAGTTGAAAACAGAGTTGGAATCAAGAGAGAAAGCTGGGCGGGAGGCTCATGAAGCTAAAATGCGAATGGCTGCCTTTGTGCAGGCAGAGCATGCAAGGGCCGAGTCACAAGCTCACGCTGAAATGATGTCGCGAGCCCCAATAAGGTCAAGTTCACAGGGCAATGAGATCTCAACTGGTCATAATATGGGCGAGCAGGAACATGGAGTCAATACAGATGAGATGATAAATGGATGGGGAAACAATGCACAGAGAGATGAGAAGGAGCCTTCTGAAGATTTTTTGAATGACGAGGAGACTGAAAATGGTGAAACAGTCACACAAGATGGGTGGCGAGAAGTTGGGGAGTTTGATTTAAACTCAAGATAA
- the LOC133834156 gene encoding uncharacterized protein LOC133834156 isoform X2, whose amino-acid sequence MKPKTSAAAASSRSFQGEGPNWVLIAGGALLSTLSIRLGFKLKQAIDNNHKNPNNTFKGNAKFSDRRKPSRCRIHSNLYSFTEDDDGTCFNCLSGVGMDISCQQDSQMMTESNGALPLVTVPAPEFNKDNGVMWSSSPDRLELPPKPFNHHSNCSDSPCVSESGSDVYSKREVIHKLRQQLKRRDDMILEMQDQIVELQTSFNSQLAHSTHLQSQIDATNRDLFDSEREIQRLRKAIADHCVGQSNDKSSTALSWSSEGMNGHANGYHEGESNLELPEKGRGAAEKIEMLKREVGELKEVIEGKDYLLQSYKEQKAELTLKIKELQQRLDSQLPNIL is encoded by the exons ATGAAACCCAAAACAAGTGCAGCAGCAGCTTCTTCTAGATCTTTTCAGGGTGAGGGCCCGAATTGGGTGCTCATTGCTGGGGGTGCGTTGTTGAGTACGTTGTCGATTCGCCTTGGTTTCAAGCTCAAGCAGGCTATTGACAATAACCACAAGAATCCCAACAACACTTTCAAAG GAAATGCAAAATTCTCTGACAGAAGGAAGCCCTCCCGCTGCCGCATCCACTCAAATCTCTATTCCTTTACTGAAGACGATGATGGCACTTGTTTCAATTGCTTGTCAG GAGTAGGCATGGACATTTCATGCCAACAAGATAGCCAGATGATGACCGAATCCAATGGTGCTCTGCCTTTGGTGACAGTTCCAGCTCCCGAGTTTAACAAAGACAATGGTGTAATGTGGTCATCTTCTCCTGATCGACTCGAGTTGCCTCCAAAGCCCTTTAACCACCATTCAAACTGCTCAGATTCACCGTGCGTCTCAGAATCCGGCTCTGATGTCTACAGTAAGCGGGAAGTCATCCACAAACTAAGGCAGCAACTGAAGAGAAGGGATGATATGATATTGGAGATGCAAGATCAGATTGTTGAGTTGCAGACTTCATTTAATTCTCAGCTGGCACACTCTACCCATTTGCAGTCACAGATTGATGCTACAAATAGGGATCTGTTTGATTCAGAGAGAGAAATTCAGAGACTAAGGAAAGCCATAGCCGATCACTGCGTGGGGCAATCCAATGACAAGTCGTCCACAGCTCTGAGTTGGTCATCTGAGGGAATGAATGGTCATGCCAATGGTTATCACGAGGGAGAAAGCAATCTCGAGCTACCGGAGAAAGGAAGAGGGGCGGCTGAGAAGATTGagatgctgaagagggaagttgGAGAACTGAAAGAGGTGATAGAAGGAAAAGATTACTTGTTGCAGAGCTACAAAGAACAAAAGGCTGAGCTTACATTGAAGATCAAGGAGTTGCAGCAAAGACTGGATTCACAGCTCCCTAACATTTTGTAG
- the LOC133834156 gene encoding uncharacterized protein LOC133834156 isoform X1, whose translation MKPKTSAAAASSRSFQGEGPNWVLIAGGALLSTLSIRLGFKLKQAIDNNHKNPNNTFKGNAKFSDRRKPSRCRIHSNLYSFTEDDDGTCFNCLSGTGVGMDISCQQDSQMMTESNGALPLVTVPAPEFNKDNGVMWSSSPDRLELPPKPFNHHSNCSDSPCVSESGSDVYSKREVIHKLRQQLKRRDDMILEMQDQIVELQTSFNSQLAHSTHLQSQIDATNRDLFDSEREIQRLRKAIADHCVGQSNDKSSTALSWSSEGMNGHANGYHEGESNLELPEKGRGAAEKIEMLKREVGELKEVIEGKDYLLQSYKEQKAELTLKIKELQQRLDSQLPNIL comes from the exons ATGAAACCCAAAACAAGTGCAGCAGCAGCTTCTTCTAGATCTTTTCAGGGTGAGGGCCCGAATTGGGTGCTCATTGCTGGGGGTGCGTTGTTGAGTACGTTGTCGATTCGCCTTGGTTTCAAGCTCAAGCAGGCTATTGACAATAACCACAAGAATCCCAACAACACTTTCAAAG GAAATGCAAAATTCTCTGACAGAAGGAAGCCCTCCCGCTGCCGCATCCACTCAAATCTCTATTCCTTTACTGAAGACGATGATGGCACTTGTTTCAATTGCTTGTCAG GTACAGGAGTAGGCATGGACATTTCATGCCAACAAGATAGCCAGATGATGACCGAATCCAATGGTGCTCTGCCTTTGGTGACAGTTCCAGCTCCCGAGTTTAACAAAGACAATGGTGTAATGTGGTCATCTTCTCCTGATCGACTCGAGTTGCCTCCAAAGCCCTTTAACCACCATTCAAACTGCTCAGATTCACCGTGCGTCTCAGAATCCGGCTCTGATGTCTACAGTAAGCGGGAAGTCATCCACAAACTAAGGCAGCAACTGAAGAGAAGGGATGATATGATATTGGAGATGCAAGATCAGATTGTTGAGTTGCAGACTTCATTTAATTCTCAGCTGGCACACTCTACCCATTTGCAGTCACAGATTGATGCTACAAATAGGGATCTGTTTGATTCAGAGAGAGAAATTCAGAGACTAAGGAAAGCCATAGCCGATCACTGCGTGGGGCAATCCAATGACAAGTCGTCCACAGCTCTGAGTTGGTCATCTGAGGGAATGAATGGTCATGCCAATGGTTATCACGAGGGAGAAAGCAATCTCGAGCTACCGGAGAAAGGAAGAGGGGCGGCTGAGAAGATTGagatgctgaagagggaagttgGAGAACTGAAAGAGGTGATAGAAGGAAAAGATTACTTGTTGCAGAGCTACAAAGAACAAAAGGCTGAGCTTACATTGAAGATCAAGGAGTTGCAGCAAAGACTGGATTCACAGCTCCCTAACATTTTGTAG
- the LOC133834155 gene encoding tocopherol O-methyltransferase, chloroplastic-like — translation MTTMSFSILNPTCDSGFLPLKKTLSSPQTQTTSHKLKPHILFSRRSSMEAVASSSSAGSHTHTNNNSSGSLWKQLHKGIAEFYDESSSLWENIWGDHMHHGFYDPDSSDVSLSDHRAAQIRMIEEALRFAGVGSDEERKPKQLVDVGCGIGGSSRYLATKFGAKCHGITLSPVQAQRANALASAQGLADKVSFQVADALEQPFEDGQFDLVWSMESGEHMPDKAKFVNELVRVAAPDGTIIIVTWCHRDLGAGEESLEEWEQNLLNKICDAFYLPAWCSTAHYVQLLESLSLQDIKAADWSANVAPFWPAVIRSALTWKGFTSLLRSGMKTIKGALAMPLMIQGFKKGVIKFAIITCRKP, via the exons ATGACGACAATGAGTTTTAGTATTCTGAATCCCACGTGCGACTCGGGCTTCCTCCCACTGAAGAAGACGCTCTCTTCCCCACAAACCCAAACAACTTCCCATAAACTCAAACCCCATATTCTCTTCTCTCGGAGGTCTTCCATGGAGGCtgttgcttcttcttcttctgctgGATCGCATACTCATACCAACAACAACAGCAGTGGCAGCCTGTGGAAGCAGCTGCACAAGGGCATAGCAGAGTTTTACGATGAGTCTTCCAGTCTCTGGGAGAACATCTGGGGAGACCACATGCACCATGGCTTCTACGACCCTGATTCATCAGATGTCTCTCTTTCCGACCACAGAGCTGCCCAGATTCGCATGATCGAGGAGGCCCTCCGATTTGCTGGTGTGGGTTCGGACGAGGAGAGGAAGCCGAAGCAGTTGGTCGATGTTGGATGTGGGATTGGAGGGAGCTCTCGATACCTGGCCACCAAATTTGGTGCCAAATGTCACGGCATCACTCTCAGTCCTGTCCAGGCGCAAAGGGCCAACGCTCTAGCATCTGCTCAGGGATTGGCTGATAAG GTATCATTTCAAGTTGCAGATGCTTTGGAGCAACCATTCGAAGATGGGCAATTTGATCTTGTTTGGTCCATGGAGAGTGGCGAACACATGCCTGACAAAGCAAAG TTTGTGAATGAGCTGGTTCGAGTGGCAGCCCCAGATGGCACCATAATAATAGTGACATGGTGCCATAGAGATCTTGGTGCTGGTGAGGAATCATTAGAGGAATGGGAGCAAAATCTGCTCAACAAGATATGCGATGCTTTTTATCTCCCGGCTTGGTGTTCCACTGCTCACTACGTCCAATTGCTCGAATCCCTCTCCCTTCAG GATATCAAAGCAGCAGATTGGTCTGCAAATGTTGCTCCTTTCTGGCCTGCTGTCATACGCTCCGCCCTCACATGGAAGGGCTTCACCTCGCTCCTGCGCAGTG GAATGAAAACCATAAAAGGAGCACTGGCAATGCCATTGATGATACAAGGATTCAAGAAGGGTGTGATCAAGTTCGCCATCATCACATGTCGCAAACCCTAA
- the LOC133834157 gene encoding protein CDI-like yields MGSQSHPTPFKIFVGYDPREDIAYQVCRHSILKHSSIPVEIIPIVQSDLRKKALYWRERNPLESTEFSFTRFLTPSLADYQGWAMFVDCDFLYLSDIKELADLVDEKYAIMCVQHDYTPKETTKMDGAVQTVYPRKNWSSMVLYNCGHPKNRILTPDLVNTQTGAFLHRFQWLEDEEIGSVPFVWNFLEGHNKVVEGDSATYPKAIHYTRGGPWFEAWKHCEFADLWLNEMDEYLKKKKEPTETITQV; encoded by the coding sequence atGGGTTCTCAGTCTCATCCCACGCCATTCAAGATCTTCGTCGGCTACGATCCCCGCGAAGACATTGCTTACCAGGTATGTCGCCACTCGATCTTGAAGCACTCTTCAATCCCCGTCGAAATCATCCCCATAGTCCAGTCCGATCTGAGGAAGAAAGCCCTGTATTGGCGCGAAAGAAACCCGCTCGAGAGCACCGAGTTCTCCTTCACTCGCTTCTTGACTCCCTCTCTCGCCGACTACCAAGGCTGGGCCATGTTCGTCGATTGCGATTTCCTCTACCTTTCCGACATTAAAGAGCTCGCCGACTTGGTCGACGAAAAGTACGCCATTATGTGCGTTCAGCACGACTACACCCCCAAGGAGACCACCAAGATGGACGGGGCTGTCCAGACCGTTTATCCCAGAAAGAACTGGTCTTCCATGGTTTTGTACAACTGCGGTCATCCCAAGAATCGCATTCTCACCCCTGACCTCGTCAATACCCAGACGGGTGCTTTCCTCCACAGGTTTCAGTGGCTCGAAGATGAGGAAATTGGGTCGGTTCCCTTTGTTTGGAACTTTCTGGAGGGGCATAACAAGGTGGTGGAAGGTGATTCCGCTACTTACCCGAAGGCCATACATTATACTCGGGGAGGGCCATGGTTCGAGGCATGGAAGCACTGTGAGTTTGCTGATCTTTGGTTGAATGAAATGGATGAATACTTGAAAAAGAAGAAGGAGCCAACCGAAACCATCACCCAAGTTTag